The window AGCTGCCCCCATGGAAACCCTCACAGCAGGGTTGATCCCAGGACCGCTGCCTTGGGCCATGATAGATAGGGCAGAGTCAGGGTAGACCAGGTTGGAGATGAGAGGCTGGTGTCTTGGTAGTGCCTGAAGTGACCCCGGTGACTGAGGAAGGCTGTAGGGGCTGTTGGAGCGCATGTCATGGAACTGGTCTTGAGCGGGGAGGACGCCGTGCTCAAGGGGGAAAGAGTTGTGGTTGTTGCCCGCTTGGCGACCTCCCATAGCTGGAGAGGACTCGCTCAGGCTGCTGTAAATGCCGTTAGTGTGGCCAAGCTCTGACATTGGTGGTTCATCTGTCAAACAAGGATAAAGATAAAGGAATAATTAAGATAATTAAGATTACAAGAGTAataaaaaatagcagaaatGTTTGCAAAAAATGAATTTCAATAGAGCTGATGCAGTGTGTTCAAGTCAAGTAAAGCTGCACAAATGAGACTTCGCAAACCCATTTTCCTGATTCAGGTAACTTCCTCACATTGTTAGCTTGGTGAACTAATTATTAACCCTTCCTTGAATATAATAATATACTAAACCCAGAGAAAAATATGAAACGAGAGAATATGCTGTATGTCACACCTCAGCAAAAACCATAAGTGGCTTGGGGAGGTTATCAGAGCAGCTTGGGCTGCCAGCTTCCAGTTAGctaatgtgtttgttttccagTTACAACAATTCATCATAAACATCCAGTCAACAAAGTACTTTCTGCAAGACGAAATTTTactgcagcactttgtgatgtGCCTGGAATATCAGACACTAAATTCTTATTTGAATATCGTCACAGCTTCATGTATCGAAATGTGAAAGCAAACTtggaaaagcagatttttgctCTAAGTAAgcaagtaagtaaagtttatttaaaaagtgcttttCACAGACACATAGTCACAAAGCagagcaaaataataataaaaaactattAATAATCATCACAGAAATATAATAGAAATttcaaacagaataaaaaatataaaaactgatgataaaaatactattttattttatcatctgttttttgtaaatagCATTTGCAAAAGAAAGCCAAGTTAAACAGAAATGTGTTCAACTTCTTTTTAAAGGAGTCAGCTAAATGTAGCCGGAGTGGTAGATCTGGTGCCATTGTGTGAAAAACTCTTCAATCTCATATGAGGAAAAATTAATTTGAGCCTGTCATCACTTTTTTGTCATCACTAACAACTTTTATTGGCCATCCACCGCCTATCAATATTCCACAGTTCAGTTCCACAATAATGATGGGTCTATTCAGTTTCCCTGCTATATGAGATCATGTAAAAGATGGTTTAGCACTGgtataaataaatagaatacattattataaatattaCTCTTTACATACTTGCTCATGTGAAAACATATCATAGTAGGAAGGCAACAAGTGCATGTAATGAATTTAATTGTGAGCATGCTGGCTCACCTTTATGGCAGTTACACTTAAAGTGAAGGAGCCATCTTTATGTTAGTAGTAGCAGTTGTGCTTTTCTTAGGGCACATGTAAAAGAAGCTGTCTCATCTCTCAGTAATTGCATTGTTGATGCTACCTGTGAAGGACACCTCTGCATCACTGTCCATGCCCTCCTCCTGGATGCTGTCCTTGTCAGATTTGGAGCTACCCCGTGACCTCTTCATATTGCGAAAGTACTGCCCCCATCTTTGGCGCCCGGCATCTTTCTTCAGCCTTTTTTCTTTAGCTCGCCTGTTCTGAAACCACACCTGcagggttaaaaaaagaagaagaagtagacATTTTTTTTAGTCAAAGTTGTGATACTTCATGATAAATCATTAGATACAAATACAGTGTCTGACTGATTAAACTAATTAAATCATTTTcagcttgttttgtttctataatttatttaattttctcagtgtaaaagactttttttttcatcgttATGACTTCTAAAGAAGTCAAAGTCTCCTACATCTGATGTCCTCCACTCCTTACGTGATGCACATACTATGCTTTAAAGCATTAAAGCAAAATTAATGTTCAGAGACTGTCCGGACACCACTTCACGCCCACTTCAGCTCAAGTGAGAGACTTGAGCAGTGACACCGAACAGTAATCCTGTTTGGTGTCACTGCTAGTGTCCCCTGCATCAGATTTATCATGCATTTAATTACCTTCATGACAGCTACAAGTCGTCCTCAACTTAGAGCAGACAGGTTATCTCGCCGGTGACTTCTAATATTTGAAATTTTGTGGCTTTGCTTTTGATCCGCTCAAACTCTGGCTCACAGACAGCAGTATATGTGCAGCTGTCTGTAATCTCACTGCCTTCTGGTGTCTGTGAAGTCTGATACTAAATGCAAAAACTTCTTTTTTCTCATTCATTTTATCTTGCACacaaaatgtattcatttcAGCCACGAGCACAGAAAGCAGTTTTACATTCTTGTTAATGATATTCCGCCCTGAGTGAACCCTCTTCACCCCTTCGCTTTCACTGAATAATGAGGAGCATTTTAGTGGCTTCTGTCTCTACTTTTGTCCttgcaaataaaacaatatatatgaCCACCACCCAGCAACCAGGAGGAGGCTCTTCAGCAGCAGACAATATGCGAGGGGCCCTCTTAGCATTGTTAACGAGCTTGCACTTAAACAGTGCTGACGTTCAGTCGGACTTCATTTTACTCCATCTAGCCGTAAAtccgcccccccccccacgcCACCCAGCAGGCacccacacatacacgcacTTGTTCGTACAGTACACTTGTGCCAGGTCAGCCACAATTGTCCCTTGATAATGAAGTCAGGACACTAATGGAATAGCCTTTAATGGATAATAATGTACTCTACCTGCACAACCCGCATATCCAGACCCGTCTCTGATGACAGCTGCTCCCGCACGTGGCGGGCTGGTTTGGGAGAGTTATTGTAAGCGTTCTTCAGTGTCTCTAACTGTTTCGCAGTGATGGTGGTTCGTGGCCTTTTTGCTGTAGAATCGGCCTCTGAAAGACAGATGGACAACATACAGTGTCAGCACTGGGCAGGCGTTTTTTTGAGATTCTATGTGGATCTGAAAAAGTAACAATATTTGTTACTAATATTTGtaaatgggcaaaaatatttaaagacaaattgaatatttttataactgTACACCAGCTGTCAATCAATTTGCTATAAAGAAATAAGCTCCAGTCTAGTCCATCCAGCTAATTCTGTACAGACATCCTCAGTTGCCAACATTACAATCTCTAATAAATATACATACTTATTACAGCAACCAACAGCACATAACCTGCATAACATCCTGTCTCCTAATTTTACATAAATAGATAAATTCACTTCAGCTCATAAACCCTAAATCTGGATCCCTGTGCATAACTGCATCATGTCTGCACATCTGTTTGCCAGCACAGCAAAATACAAAGCCATCATCCAAATGGATGCTGCCCAAGTAATTGCACCCTGTCATTAGTAAAATAAACGTGTGTGTTTTTGGTGAAAACTTGTGTTCACTCACTGCATAAATCAGCACAgtaaattcaaacaaacagatGGGGAGATAAAAATCGGCCATGCCCACTCTGCCCTATCACGAATGAGCCTGCTGGGACTCTCAGTAATATGAGGTAAAGCAGAGCACTGATACAAAACAGAGTATCTGGTGAACGTGTTTTAGGCTGTTGGCCTGCACCACGTCATATCATTTCAATGACTACAAGTCAGCTGTTCTTTTCAAACCAGTATAAACACTGCATCTAACACTAAATCTCAAATTAATCAGTGCCCCACAATGTAGAAAGGCCTATTAAACTATATGCCACGGttaaagcaatgtttttttaacagctaTAATTGCAAACTTTTACTCTGAAACAGCTTTAGTGGTCTTGAagcatgtttaattttaattatggactttttaaaaatcaaaatctaTCACGTAAGGgaattcatttatatttatacacaTGAATAAACGTTAGAAACTATTCCTACAAAAAATAATAAGTGGAATGTCAATTTGCAGCATTTGCAATGTAAAATTCATCCATGCAGACATGTATATATTGCAATGACTGTAGTGGAGAACAATTCCTGACGCCACTGTATATCATTTCCGTGCTGTAAATAATCCTGAAGCCCGCACAAACTCATACACATGCATTCGTCTCTCACGGTCAGACATACATGCATCTCTCTCTTATTGAGTCTCTCCGCCCACTATAATAAGAGTTATTGAAAGCTGATCCTTTCAAGTGCAGAGTGCAGATGTAATCCTCCTGACCTGCGCTTTATGCAGTTTAGTATCGATCGGTTTGGAGGCAATGATGCAATTAGCGCAGGTGGGTCAAAGTTTAAGGATGACGTCTGTCATGGCAGGTTGCTTAAAACAAGCAGACACACAAAGTACAACATGCCGGAGCCTGGAGTCTGACAAACTGATTTGCTGACCGTTTTCCGATCTGTTACACGTGAGGCAATCATATCtgcagctcacctctctgcttGGCGGTCTCGTAGTCGGCCTTGCAGACCAGCCTGCTGTCCTCCATCAGATAGTACTCGTCACCTGTCGCAAGTTGCCGCTTGCATACAATGCAGGCAAAGCAGTGCAGGTGGTAGACAAAGTCCTGCGCCCTCCTCACCACCTGTGTGGGCGGAATCCCCTGCTGACATGCTGCGCATTTGGTCCCGAATCTCCTTTTGGAAACAGAAGGTTGCCATCAGTATACATCTCATCCAGCAAGCCAAAAATGGAAAttgaaaagaaataattaataatCAATGTCTTATTTAGCACTGGTTTATTTTCTGAAAGCTGCTCACTTGAAGAAATCGTCTTTGCAGTAGACACTGTCACCCCTGGTGAAGCACTTGTCCGCCAGTTGTGCCTGGCAGTCGCTGCACTTCAGGCACTTGCTGTGCCAGTGGCGATCAAGCACTTTGAGAATAAAGCGATCGACGATGTGTTGATTGCAGCCTGCACACATTGGGATTTCTGCGGGAGACAAGATGGAATCACAGCATTTTAGTCTTTTAAACGAGacgagaaaagaaaaaaaaatcacgaaGGGAATCGGTGCGCAAAATGACAGCCGGGCATGCTTATTGTGTTTAATATAAAGAGACTCTGAACAATTATCTCCTAATGGACACAACTGTTTAATTATGCAAGACTCCCAATAAGAAAACGTCCCGCTTTATAGATAAAATAAAGAGCGGGAGGGTCAAAACACTGTAAATATAATGATAGTAATTAGATTTTTCATTTCACCTGACCCATTCTTCGCT is drawn from Pelmatolapia mariae isolate MD_Pm_ZW linkage group LG7, Pm_UMD_F_2, whole genome shotgun sequence and contains these coding sequences:
- the lhx3 gene encoding LIM/homeobox protein Lhx3 isoform X1, whose amino-acid sequence is MDGHAELNSPKEAPNNAEMLFALLAHSEELQKEIPMCAGCNQHIVDRFILKVLDRHWHSKCLKCSDCQAQLADKCFTRGDSVYCKDDFFKRFGTKCAACQQGIPPTQVVRRAQDFVYHLHCFACIVCKRQLATGDEYYLMEDSRLVCKADYETAKQREADSTAKRPRTTITAKQLETLKNAYNNSPKPARHVREQLSSETGLDMRVVQVWFQNRRAKEKRLKKDAGRQRWGQYFRNMKRSRGSSKSDKDSIQEEGMDSDAEVSFTDEPPMSELGHTNGIYSSLSESSPAMGGRQAGNNHNSFPLEHGVLPAQDQFHDMRSNSPYSLPQSPGSLQALPRHQPLISNLVYPDSALSIMAQGSGPGINPAVRVSMGAANGPSSDLSTGSSGGYPDFPASPASWLDEVDHGQF
- the lhx3 gene encoding LIM/homeobox protein Lhx3 isoform X2, whose protein sequence is MDGHAELNSPKEAPNNAEMLFALLAHSEELQKEIPMCAGCNQHIVDRFILKVLDRHWHSKCLKCSDCQAQLADKCFTRGDSVYCKDDFFKFGTKCAACQQGIPPTQVVRRAQDFVYHLHCFACIVCKRQLATGDEYYLMEDSRLVCKADYETAKQREADSTAKRPRTTITAKQLETLKNAYNNSPKPARHVREQLSSETGLDMRVVQVWFQNRRAKEKRLKKDAGRQRWGQYFRNMKRSRGSSKSDKDSIQEEGMDSDAEVSFTDEPPMSELGHTNGIYSSLSESSPAMGGRQAGNNHNSFPLEHGVLPAQDQFHDMRSNSPYSLPQSPGSLQALPRHQPLISNLVYPDSALSIMAQGSGPGINPAVRVSMGAANGPSSDLSTGSSGGYPDFPASPASWLDEVDHGQF
- the lhx3 gene encoding LIM/homeobox protein Lhx3 isoform X3, with protein sequence MLLEHPGSSCQNTGNFSRYNSGQEIPMCAGCNQHIVDRFILKVLDRHWHSKCLKCSDCQAQLADKCFTRGDSVYCKDDFFKRFGTKCAACQQGIPPTQVVRRAQDFVYHLHCFACIVCKRQLATGDEYYLMEDSRLVCKADYETAKQREADSTAKRPRTTITAKQLETLKNAYNNSPKPARHVREQLSSETGLDMRVVQVWFQNRRAKEKRLKKDAGRQRWGQYFRNMKRSRGSSKSDKDSIQEEGMDSDAEVSFTDEPPMSELGHTNGIYSSLSESSPAMGGRQAGNNHNSFPLEHGVLPAQDQFHDMRSNSPYSLPQSPGSLQALPRHQPLISNLVYPDSALSIMAQGSGPGINPAVRVSMGAANGPSSDLSTGSSGGYPDFPASPASWLDEVDHGQF